AATTTTCTTAGAGACCTTATTAAATATTTAGAAAGTGTAAATATTCAAGTTCAATATATAAATAAGCATTATGCACCAGGACAGTACGAAATAACTTTCAGTATGGGTGAGGCATTAGAAGAAGCAGATTCCTTGATTACAGCTAGAGAAATCATTAGAGATACTGCGAGACTATACCATTTATATTCAACATTTATGCCAAAACCATTTAAAGAGTACCCAAGTAGTAGCATGGATATTTACATAAAATTGGTTGACACACAGAATAAGTCTGTAGGTGTTGATACTTCGGATCCTAGAGGATTAGGATTAAGCAAGATACTATATTCTTTCTTAGCTGGTATATTAGAACATATTTCCTCTATACTGGCTATAGCTGCCCCAACCATAAATTCTTATAAGAGATACAGAGAAGTAGTTACACCCAATGTTGCTGGTATAGGGAATGAAAGACATTTTATAATTAGAATACCATCTACATATAGAGATTTAGGTGTTTTCGAATTTAGATTAGCTGATCCCTTAGCTAATCCATACTTATTACTTTCATCAATGATATTTGCTGGGATTGATGGAATAGAGAAAGGACTTGATATTGATGTTAACTATGAAGTTAGCACTCTTCCGACAAATCTTAAGGAGGCGTTATATAAGCTCGATAGTGATACAAAACTAAAATATTACCTTGGAAAAGAATTAGTAGATACCTTCATTGAATTGAAGAAGAAAGAAATTGAAGATTACGAAAAAGAAATAACAGAGTGGGAAATTAATTCTTATCTCAAGTCTGGATGGTAACATGAAAGCTGCTGTCTTCAGAGAAATAGGTAAACCATTAAGCATAGAAGATGTTCAGTTGCCCCGTTTAGAGTCTGATAAGGAAGTATTATTAAAGGTTAAAGCTACTGGTGTTTGTCATGGGGACTTACATGTAATAATGGGAGACTGGCAATACGAAGTACCCGTTAATACCCCAATTATTTTAGGTCATGAAATAATAGGTGAAGTAGTTGAAGGAGGAACAAAATTCCAAAAAGGAGATTTAGTTATGGTATACAATGCTTTTGGTTGTAAAGAATGTAAACATTGCAAGGCGGGGTATTATCAATTCTGTGAAAGAGTAAAAGTGTTGGGAGTTCATTTAAATGGGGGATTCGCAGAATATGTGAAAGTACCCGATGAAGATTTCCTTATGAGAGTTGAAGGTAACCCAATTCAATTAGCCCCTTTGGCAGATGCTGGAGTAACAGCATATAGTGCAACTAGAGGTATAAAAGAAGGTGATAAGGTTTTAGTTGTTGGGACTGGAGCTGTTGCACTTTTGGCAATACAAATTTTAAAAAGTCTTAAAGCCGAAGTAAGTGTAGTTAGTCGTAATCCAACAAGGTTGGCTAAAGCTGAAGAACTTGGGGCTGATCATGTATATTATAGGAAAAAAACTTTTCCATCATTATATACTTCTATAGTAGGAAAAAAATTTGATTATATTATAGATTTTGTAGGATCTGACGAAACTCTTGATGAAGTAGCATGGCTTTTAGATAGAAGAGGTGAACTTAGAATAGTAGGCGAATTTGGAGG
The sequence above is drawn from the Sulfurisphaera tokodaii str. 7 genome and encodes:
- a CDS encoding glutamine synthetase family protein — protein: MLRDEVLEVLKSGRVDYVRVVFADILGNSRGRSLRRIEFEKSLNKGIEYSEALLYLDYKDTPIKQRYGDIFAVPDISTFVLIPYLERTARVLSFLTTQDNSPHPLCTRSLLTRSIDKLAELGYNIKVAFEPTFYLINFKDGKPVPADEARAFSSEGLMEQQNFLRDLIKYLESVNIQVQYINKHYAPGQYEITFSMGEALEEADSLITAREIIRDTARLYHLYSTFMPKPFKEYPSSSMDIYIKLVDTQNKSVGVDTSDPRGLGLSKILYSFLAGILEHISSILAIAAPTINSYKRYREVVTPNVAGIGNERHFIIRIPSTYRDLGVFEFRLADPLANPYLLLSSMIFAGIDGIEKGLDIDVNYEVSTLPTNLKEALYKLDSDTKLKYYLGKELVDTFIELKKKEIEDYEKEITEWEINSYLKSGW
- a CDS encoding alcohol dehydrogenase catalytic domain-containing protein; the protein is MKAAVFREIGKPLSIEDVQLPRLESDKEVLLKVKATGVCHGDLHVIMGDWQYEVPVNTPIILGHEIIGEVVEGGTKFQKGDLVMVYNAFGCKECKHCKAGYYQFCERVKVLGVHLNGGFAEYVKVPDEDFLMRVEGNPIQLAPLADAGVTAYSATRGIKEGDKVLVVGTGAVALLAIQILKSLKAEVSVVSRNPTRLAKAEELGADHVYYRKKTFPSLYTSIVGKKFDYIIDFVGSDETLDEVAWLLDRRGELRIVGEFGGQLSIPEQLLVLRGLKVQGILYGTMDDMKGVINLYNSGKLKTLAVPYYLDEINDALNDLMQERILGRAVIIPS